A single genomic interval of Chryseobacterium paludis harbors:
- a CDS encoding sigma-54-dependent transcriptional regulator codes for MQKILIVEDEKAISGVLHSILSDELTNYEFVVAEDGLEGYKHLEKEDFALVISDIKMPKLSGTELLKQALLLKPETTFIMISGHADIDSAVSCLKDGAYDFISKPIDINRLITSVKNALVKETLKKENKNLQTENKTLKRKVNKKYQMIGESPALQKIQDMIGKVAVSDARVLITGPNGAGKELVAHAIHNQSERARGPMIEVNCAAIPSELIESELFGHVKGSFTGAIKDKQGKFEQATGGTIFLDEIGDMSLIAQAKVLRALQESKVSPVGSDKEIKVDVRVLAATNKNMQKEIEEGKFREDLYHRLSVIEIYVPPLDDRKEDIKLLVDHFSGLISDEHGTAVKKFDDDAIEALKALSWTGNIRELRNVVERLIILGGSTVSKEDVANFVRK; via the coding sequence ATGCAAAAAATCCTTATAGTAGAAGACGAAAAAGCAATCTCAGGAGTACTGCACAGTATTCTTTCAGATGAACTTACCAATTACGAATTTGTTGTAGCCGAAGATGGTTTGGAAGGCTATAAACATTTAGAAAAAGAAGATTTCGCATTGGTAATTTCAGACATAAAAATGCCAAAACTTTCAGGAACTGAGCTATTAAAGCAAGCTCTACTGCTTAAACCTGAAACCACTTTTATTATGATCTCAGGACACGCAGACATTGATTCTGCTGTATCTTGTTTAAAGGATGGTGCATATGACTTCATCTCTAAGCCAATCGACATCAATAGGTTGATTACAAGTGTAAAAAATGCTTTGGTTAAAGAGACCTTAAAAAAAGAAAATAAAAATCTTCAGACCGAAAATAAAACACTAAAGAGGAAGGTAAACAAAAAGTACCAAATGATTGGTGAGTCTCCGGCTTTACAGAAAATTCAGGATATGATCGGAAAGGTTGCTGTTTCGGATGCAAGAGTTTTAATTACCGGACCCAATGGGGCAGGAAAAGAATTGGTTGCTCATGCTATCCATAATCAAAGCGAACGTGCAAGAGGACCTATGATCGAAGTAAACTGTGCTGCAATTCCTTCTGAACTTATTGAATCAGAACTTTTCGGACACGTTAAAGGTTCATTTACAGGGGCTATTAAAGATAAGCAGGGTAAATTTGAACAAGCAACGGGAGGTACTATTTTTCTTGATGAGATCGGAGATATGAGTCTTATTGCCCAGGCTAAAGTATTAAGAGCCCTTCAGGAAAGCAAAGTTTCTCCTGTAGGAAGCGATAAAGAAATTAAGGTTGATGTAAGGGTACTTGCAGCAACCAACAAAAATATGCAGAAAGAAATTGAGGAAGGAAAATTTAGAGAAGATCTTTACCACAGGCTTTCTGTAATTGAAATTTATGTTCCCCCATTGGATGATAGAAAAGAAGATATCAAATTATTAGTGGACCATTTTTCAGGACTGATCTCCGATGAACATGGTACAGCGGTAAAAAAATTTGATGATGATGCTATTGAAGCGCTTAAAGCCCTTTCATGGACTGGAAATATCAGAGAGTTGAGAAATGTTGTTGAAAGATTAATTATCCTTGGTGGAAGCACTGTTTCCAAAGAGGATGTCGCAAATTTTGTAAGAAAATAA
- a CDS encoding YggS family pyridoxal phosphate-dependent enzyme, translating to MDIKENYNNIKKQLPNEVQLVAVSKTHPVSAIQEVYSLGQKVFGENKVQELMEKYPLLPKDIQWHLIGHLQTNKVKYIAEFIDTIQSVDSEKLLIEINKEAVKYKRKIKVLLQVKIAVEESKFGFEISEAQDIFQKYINGDFSNIEITGLMGMATFTEDEEQVKKEFLKLKKVFNELNQLKKLDTLSMGMSDDFPIAIECGANSVRVGSAIFGRRDYTK from the coding sequence ATGGATATTAAAGAAAATTACAATAACATAAAAAAACAACTTCCTAATGAGGTTCAGCTGGTCGCAGTTTCTAAAACACATCCTGTATCAGCTATTCAGGAGGTTTATAGCTTAGGGCAAAAAGTTTTTGGAGAAAACAAAGTTCAGGAGCTGATGGAAAAATACCCTCTCCTGCCAAAAGATATTCAATGGCATCTGATTGGGCACCTTCAGACCAATAAGGTAAAGTATATCGCAGAATTCATCGACACCATTCAAAGCGTTGATTCTGAGAAACTTTTAATAGAAATAAATAAAGAAGCAGTTAAATATAAACGTAAAATTAAAGTTCTCTTACAAGTAAAAATTGCGGTTGAGGAAAGTAAATTTGGCTTTGAAATTTCAGAAGCACAAGACATTTTTCAAAAATACATAAACGGTGATTTTTCGAATATTGAAATAACCGGATTAATGGGAATGGCAACTTTCACAGAAGATGAAGAGCAGGTAAAAAAGGAATTTTTAAAATTAAAAAAAGTTTTTAACGAATTAAATCAATTGAAAAAACTAGATACATTATCAATGGGGATGAGTGATGATTTCCCTATTGCCATTGAATGCGGTGCTAATTCTGTAAGAGTAGGGTCTGCTATTTTCGGAAGAAGAGATTATACTAAATAA
- a CDS encoding polysaccharide deacetylase family protein has protein sequence MKKLFAEKSRNTTFLGMFALMSATSILFNSCNQKKDEKDSEKMISKDHPVAKTVPLLDDNEDLTDKRVIYLTFDDGPNRGTENLLKILRKRNVCATAFLVGKHSYDSNRQKDDLDLLRQDPLIELANHSFTHAHNKYSNFYQNPDAVVHDFDRAKDSLKLYDKIARTPGRNIWRLNNINVTDIKSSTLAANSLKKAGYKVIGWDLEWKPTNKMVLKGSHEAMLKKVDSIFFNDLEKTSRHLVFLTHDQYLADTDSINELDLFIEKLQKSNRFVFRKISSYPKINDVLN, from the coding sequence ATGAAAAAACTTTTTGCGGAAAAGTCTCGAAATACGACTTTTCTTGGGATGTTTGCATTGATGAGTGCAACTTCAATTTTATTTAACAGCTGTAATCAGAAAAAAGATGAGAAAGATTCTGAGAAGATGATTTCTAAAGACCATCCCGTCGCAAAAACAGTCCCCTTATTGGATGATAATGAAGATCTAACCGACAAAAGAGTTATATATCTAACTTTTGATGACGGTCCGAATCGAGGAACCGAAAATCTACTGAAAATTTTACGTAAAAGAAATGTATGTGCAACAGCTTTTTTAGTTGGAAAACATTCTTATGACAGTAATAGACAAAAGGATGATCTGGATCTTTTAAGACAGGATCCTTTGATTGAACTGGCTAATCACAGTTTTACGCATGCACATAATAAATATTCTAATTTTTATCAAAATCCTGATGCTGTGGTTCATGATTTTGATAGAGCAAAAGACAGTTTAAAACTTTATGATAAAATAGCGAGAACTCCGGGAAGAAATATATGGCGACTGAACAATATTAATGTTACCGATATAAAAAGCTCTACTCTGGCTGCAAATAGCCTGAAGAAAGCAGGTTATAAAGTAATTGGTTGGGACCTTGAATGGAAACCTACTAATAAGATGGTATTAAAAGGCAGTCACGAAGCAATGCTTAAAAAGGTTGACAGTATATTTTTCAATGATCTCGAAAAAACATCAAGACACTTGGTCTTTTTAACTCACGATCAATATTTAGCGGATACAGACTCTATTAATGAACTTGATCTGTTTATTGAAAAATTACAGAAGAGCAATCGATTTGTATTTAGAAAGATCTCTTCCTATCCTAAGATCAATGACGTTTTAAATTAA
- a CDS encoding DUF72 domain-containing protein: protein MKKKNLYIGCSGFYNNDWKGSFYPDNTPTKDFLTLYSKEFNAVEINSTFYRKPTAKTLIKWFDETPEEFRFFIKIPKTISHEKRLLDCKEEISEFCQHIHENLKEKLSGFLYQFPPSFKNTPENIELILKNIDSAFLNVIEFRHESWWRDEIFDILRPKNIIFSGVSFPGNLPEEVIINNNEVMYYRLHGKPVLYKSEYSEEFLNNLAEKIQISQNKTFIFFNNTWGVSAIKNAMYLKKILL from the coding sequence ATGAAAAAGAAAAATCTATATATTGGATGTTCAGGCTTTTACAATAATGATTGGAAAGGCTCTTTTTATCCGGACAATACACCAACTAAAGATTTTCTTACTTTATATTCAAAAGAGTTTAATGCTGTTGAAATTAATTCTACTTTCTATCGAAAGCCAACAGCAAAAACACTAATTAAATGGTTCGATGAAACACCTGAAGAGTTTAGATTTTTCATTAAGATTCCAAAAACTATTTCTCACGAGAAACGATTACTGGACTGCAAAGAAGAAATCTCAGAATTCTGTCAGCATATCCATGAAAATTTGAAGGAAAAGCTTTCCGGATTTTTGTATCAGTTCCCACCATCTTTTAAAAATACTCCAGAAAATATAGAGTTAATCCTAAAAAATATCGATTCAGCATTTTTAAATGTCATAGAGTTCAGACATGAATCCTGGTGGCGTGATGAGATTTTTGATATTTTAAGACCTAAAAATATTATTTTTTCCGGTGTTAGCTTTCCCGGTAATTTACCAGAAGAAGTAATTATCAACAATAATGAAGTAATGTATTACAGATTACATGGAAAACCTGTTCTTTACAAATCTGAATACAGTGAAGAATTTCTCAATAATTTAGCAGAAAAAATACAGATATCACAAAATAAAACATTTATATTTTTTAATAATACATGGGGAGTTTCGGCAATTAAAAATGCAATGTATCTTAAAAAGATTTTACTTTGA
- a CDS encoding heavy metal translocating P-type ATPase: protein MEQQYKILGMTCSGCQKKISEKLNAIEGIKADINLETGLATITSDKDIDLSNLNKVLGEIGHYQLEDPTQQGKTFIKPQDRISPSSVYYCPMECEGDKVYFKQGERCPVCKMYLVPIEEKQSKDPNYKPTYSSANLPENFKDSIGKYYCPMFCEGDKVYDEKEDCPVCHMHMEEITEDLVKKSVSQHSHQQSHSHTHHHQEAPRVTDDMAGKYYCPMYCEGDKTYDSNVGCPVCGMDLVKYPEKKTAKYSCPMHPEIIRDEPGSCPICGMDLVRMPDTEGEEDDETYNILKRKFIISLGFTIPVFILSMGGMFINFPFSHQIQGIIELLLTLPVLFYSGWFLMKRGWVSFKTWNLNMFSLIALGVSAAFIFSIISLVFPDIIPHEIRGHNHEIPLYFEAVCVILTLVILGQLMEAAAHKKTGNAIRELMNLSPDEANLMINGEEKRVLLSQVKIGDLLKVKPGEKIPVDGKITEGNSIVDESMITGEPIPVEKNIDDRVSSGTINGNQVFIMKAEKVGDETLLSQIIKMVNEASRSKAPIQKLTDKVSKIFVPTVILIAALTFVGWQFFGPEGKRSLFAFVNAVAVLIVACPCALGLATPMSLMVGIGKGAKNGILIKNAEALEHMNKVNVLITDKTGTLTEGKPSVEYIESINNGDQNQILKLAFSLNQNSEHPLSNAVINKAKEQNLTSEKVEKFENISGKGVKGNINGKTIYVGNESLLTSHQISIPDHLKQKAVEVQSKAYTISYVAEDNTALGFISFTDKIKESSKKAVELLMKEGLEIIMMTGDNEHTAKAVADELGIKHFKANCLPEDKLNEVKRLQKEGKIVAMTGDGINDSPALAQADIGIAMGTGTDVAIESAEITLLKGDIIGVAKAKLLSEKLLKNIKENLFFAFIYNVLGVPIAAGLLYPFFGILLSPMIAAAAMSFSSLSVILNSLRLNSVDLDIK, encoded by the coding sequence ATGGAACAACAATATAAAATACTTGGAATGACCTGTTCAGGTTGTCAGAAAAAAATCTCAGAAAAGCTTAATGCTATTGAAGGAATAAAAGCTGACATTAATCTGGAAACAGGTCTGGCAACTATTACTTCTGATAAAGACATTGATCTTAGTAATCTCAATAAAGTTTTGGGAGAAATTGGTCATTACCAGTTAGAAGACCCTACTCAACAAGGGAAAACTTTTATAAAACCTCAAGATCGCATTTCCCCGTCGTCAGTATATTATTGTCCTATGGAATGTGAGGGTGATAAAGTATATTTCAAACAAGGAGAAAGATGTCCCGTCTGCAAGATGTATTTAGTTCCTATTGAGGAAAAACAATCTAAAGATCCAAACTATAAACCCACCTACTCTTCGGCCAATCTACCGGAAAATTTCAAAGATAGTATTGGAAAATATTATTGTCCGATGTTTTGTGAGGGTGATAAAGTGTATGATGAAAAAGAAGACTGTCCTGTTTGTCATATGCATATGGAGGAGATTACAGAAGATTTGGTTAAAAAATCCGTTTCACAACATTCACATCAGCAATCCCATTCCCATACTCACCATCACCAGGAAGCTCCAAGAGTTACGGATGATATGGCAGGAAAATACTATTGCCCAATGTATTGCGAAGGGGATAAAACCTATGACAGTAATGTGGGATGTCCTGTATGCGGAATGGATCTTGTAAAATATCCTGAAAAGAAAACCGCAAAGTACAGCTGTCCTATGCATCCGGAAATCATCCGTGATGAACCTGGAAGTTGCCCGATTTGTGGAATGGATCTGGTAAGGATGCCTGATACCGAAGGTGAAGAAGATGATGAAACATACAACATACTGAAAAGAAAATTTATTATTTCATTAGGGTTCACCATTCCTGTATTTATTCTTTCAATGGGTGGGATGTTCATTAATTTCCCTTTCTCTCATCAAATTCAAGGGATTATTGAGCTGCTGCTTACTCTTCCCGTGCTTTTTTATTCGGGATGGTTCTTAATGAAAAGAGGCTGGGTTTCATTCAAAACCTGGAATTTAAATATGTTTAGTTTAATTGCTCTGGGAGTTTCCGCAGCATTTATATTCAGTATTATTTCTTTGGTATTTCCAGATATTATACCTCATGAAATCCGCGGACATAACCATGAGATCCCACTTTATTTCGAGGCAGTCTGTGTGATTTTGACGCTTGTTATTTTAGGACAATTAATGGAAGCAGCAGCCCATAAAAAAACAGGAAACGCCATCAGAGAATTAATGAACCTTTCTCCTGATGAAGCCAACCTTATGATTAATGGTGAAGAAAAGAGAGTACTTCTTTCACAGGTTAAAATCGGAGATCTTCTAAAAGTAAAACCCGGTGAAAAAATCCCTGTAGATGGAAAGATTACGGAAGGTAATTCTATCGTAGATGAAAGTATGATCACTGGAGAGCCGATTCCTGTTGAGAAGAATATTGATGATAGAGTTTCTTCGGGAACCATCAATGGCAATCAGGTTTTCATTATGAAAGCTGAAAAGGTAGGTGATGAAACCCTGCTTTCGCAGATTATAAAAATGGTGAATGAAGCAAGCCGAAGTAAGGCACCAATTCAAAAGTTAACTGATAAAGTTTCTAAAATCTTTGTTCCGACAGTGATTCTTATTGCTGCACTTACATTTGTAGGCTGGCAATTCTTTGGTCCTGAAGGTAAAAGAAGTCTATTTGCTTTCGTTAATGCAGTAGCTGTTTTAATTGTTGCCTGTCCTTGTGCCCTTGGTCTGGCCACTCCAATGTCTTTAATGGTAGGTATCGGCAAGGGAGCAAAAAATGGAATATTGATCAAAAATGCAGAGGCTCTGGAACACATGAATAAAGTAAATGTTCTAATTACAGACAAAACGGGAACCTTAACTGAAGGAAAACCTTCTGTAGAGTACATTGAAAGTATAAATAATGGGGATCAAAATCAAATATTGAAACTGGCATTCTCCTTAAATCAAAATTCAGAACATCCTTTATCTAATGCTGTTATCAACAAAGCAAAAGAACAGAATCTCACCTCTGAGAAAGTAGAAAAATTTGAAAATATATCCGGAAAAGGGGTTAAAGGAAATATTAATGGGAAAACTATATATGTAGGAAATGAAAGTCTATTGACTTCCCATCAAATTTCTATTCCAGATCATTTAAAGCAAAAAGCGGTTGAAGTTCAGTCAAAGGCATATACCATTTCTTATGTAGCAGAAGATAATACCGCTCTAGGATTTATAAGCTTTACTGATAAAATTAAAGAAAGCTCCAAGAAGGCTGTTGAGCTTTTAATGAAGGAAGGTTTGGAGATTATTATGATGACAGGTGATAATGAACATACGGCTAAAGCTGTTGCAGATGAATTAGGTATCAAACATTTTAAAGCGAACTGTTTACCTGAGGATAAACTAAATGAGGTTAAAAGACTTCAGAAAGAGGGGAAAATTGTGGCTATGACAGGAGATGGCATCAACGACTCCCCTGCTTTGGCACAAGCGGATATCGGAATTGCAATGGGAACAGGAACAGATGTCGCTATTGAAAGTGCTGAAATTACATTACTTAAAGGAGATATCATTGGAGTTGCAAAAGCAAAACTCCTAAGTGAAAAATTATTAAAAAACATCAAAGAAAATCTGTTTTTCGCATTCATTTATAATGTATTGGGAGTACCTATTGCGGCAGGATTATTGTATCCATTTTTTGGAATTCTATTATCACCCATGATTGCTGCAGCAGCGATGAGCTTCAGTTCTCTTTCAGTGATTTTAAATTCATTACGATTAAACTCTGTTGATCTGGACATTAAATAG
- a CDS encoding heavy-metal-associated domain-containing protein yields MERQYRILGMSCSGCKRRISERLNTLEGIEADINLETKMVTIISNQEIDLMNLNKVLEEIGHYQLEDIIALKESEYKDNNII; encoded by the coding sequence ATGGAAAGACAATATAGAATACTTGGAATGAGCTGTTCGGGCTGTAAGAGAAGAATTTCAGAAAGACTAAACACTTTGGAGGGCATAGAAGCCGATATTAACCTGGAGACAAAAATGGTTACTATTATTTCTAATCAGGAAATTGATCTTATGAACCTAAATAAAGTGTTAGAGGAGATTGGTCACTATCAATTAGAAGATATCATTGCTTTGAAGGAAAGCGAATATAAAGACAATAACATCATTTAA
- a CDS encoding helix-turn-helix domain-containing protein, which translates to MKIFIKNMVCGRCISAVSAIFNDFKIDIKSIHLGEVETESDISDQELTSIEEQLEKTGFERIKDSSHQLIEKIKNLIIIKISELDIDENFLLSEFLTSKLHKDYSSLSKTFSQNENITLEQFFILQKIEKVKELLLYNEFNLTEIAGKLGYKSVQHLSSQFRNSTGFTPTEFKKLKVHNRKPLDFV; encoded by the coding sequence ATGAAAATCTTTATAAAAAATATGGTTTGTGGCAGGTGCATTTCTGCCGTGTCAGCTATTTTTAATGATTTTAAGATTGATATAAAATCTATACATCTTGGTGAAGTTGAAACCGAATCTGATATTTCAGATCAAGAATTAACTTCCATCGAAGAGCAGTTAGAAAAGACTGGTTTTGAAAGAATAAAAGATTCTTCACATCAGTTAATTGAAAAGATCAAAAACCTTATTATCATAAAGATCAGTGAACTTGATATTGATGAAAACTTCTTATTATCAGAATTTCTCACCTCAAAACTTCATAAAGATTACAGTTCACTTTCCAAAACATTCTCACAAAACGAAAATATTACATTAGAACAGTTCTTCATTCTTCAAAAAATTGAGAAGGTAAAAGAGCTTCTTTTGTATAATGAATTTAACTTAACCGAAATTGCAGGAAAGTTAGGCTATAAAAGCGTACAGCATTTATCCTCACAATTTAGAAACAGTACGGGTTTTACTCCCACCGAATTTAAAAAACTAAAGGTTCATAACAGAAAACCTTTGGATTTTGTCTAG
- a CDS encoding acyl-CoA thioesterase, whose protein sequence is MNYHTRKWVKPEDLNPNHSLFGGRLLQWIDEEAALYAIIQLENTKVVTKFISEINFISSAKQGDIVEIGIEVLAFGSTSITLQCEVRNKMTHQTIITVDKIVMVNLGEDGNPIPHGKTQVEFVKDRLNNPL, encoded by the coding sequence ATGAACTACCATACGAGAAAATGGGTAAAACCAGAAGATCTTAATCCTAATCATTCACTTTTTGGAGGAAGATTATTACAATGGATTGATGAAGAGGCAGCACTTTATGCTATTATCCAGTTAGAAAACACAAAAGTTGTTACCAAATTTATTTCAGAAATTAACTTCATTAGCTCAGCCAAACAAGGTGATATTGTTGAAATTGGTATTGAAGTTTTAGCATTCGGCTCCACATCTATCACTCTTCAATGTGAGGTAAGAAATAAGATGACTCACCAAACTATTATTACGGTGGACAAAATTGTGATGGTTAATTTGGGTGAGGATGGCAATCCTATTCCACATGGAAAAACGCAGGTTGAATTTGTAAAAGACCGATTAAATAATCCATTATGA
- a CDS encoding RNA recognition motif domain-containing protein, giving the protein MNIFVSNINYSTKEYELQDLFAEFGEVSSAKIITDKETGRSRGFGFIEMGEEEGKQAIEALNEKEFNGKTLNVSEAKPREEKPRRSFDNNRSGGGYGNNRGGNGGGGYGGGNNRGGNGGGNRW; this is encoded by the coding sequence ATGAACATTTTTGTTTCAAACATCAATTACTCAACTAAAGAGTACGAATTACAAGATTTATTCGCAGAATTTGGAGAAGTATCTTCTGCAAAAATCATTACAGACAAAGAAACTGGTCGTTCCAGAGGTTTTGGTTTCATAGAAATGGGGGAAGAAGAAGGAAAGCAGGCTATTGAAGCTCTTAATGAGAAAGAATTCAACGGAAAAACACTTAACGTTTCTGAAGCTAAACCTAGAGAGGAGAAGCCAAGAAGAAGCTTCGATAACAACAGAAGCGGTGGTGGTTATGGAAATAACAGAGGTGGAAACGGTGGCGGTGGCTACGGCGGAGGTAACAACCGTGGTGGAAACGGCGGTGGAAATCGTTGGTAA
- a CDS encoding BlaI/MecI/CopY family transcriptional regulator — protein sequence MKINHLTTAEENLMKLFWKLDSFYLKDVMEQHPEPKPHQNTVSTYLKILVEKGYLSTQKEGRIFKYTVTIPHENYKKFLLKELSHNFFHDSGKEILQFLFNEKLISKDDLQEYFDLKIEMKPVKAKAPKLEIANEILNPKKDKKSRDKKKKKKKD from the coding sequence ATGAAAATAAATCACCTTACAACTGCAGAAGAAAACTTAATGAAGCTATTCTGGAAGCTCGATTCATTTTATTTGAAAGATGTTATGGAGCAGCATCCGGAACCAAAGCCACATCAAAATACGGTCTCCACTTATTTAAAGATCCTGGTTGAAAAGGGTTATCTTTCTACTCAAAAAGAAGGTAGGATCTTTAAGTATACAGTAACAATTCCACATGAAAATTATAAAAAGTTTTTATTAAAAGAGCTTTCACATAATTTCTTTCATGATTCTGGAAAAGAAATTCTACAGTTTTTATTTAATGAAAAACTAATATCTAAGGATGACTTACAAGAGTATTTTGATCTTAAGATTGAAATGAAACCTGTAAAAGCTAAAGCGCCGAAATTGGAAATAGCCAATGAGATTCTTAATCCGAAAAAAGATAAGAAAAGTAGAGATAAGAAGAAAAAGAAGAAAAAGGATTAA
- a CDS encoding phosphatase PAP2 family protein: MEEKQTSSIHKISKIISEFFNPLVSLFLFFVYKSIRDYSLKDSILYFLPILLIIILPVIIWLIWNVKTGRYTNMDVSNRVQRKTFYIFTAITVILYLLFHYIKNGTLDFLMLFILILLFALQVSNFFIKSSMHTAFNVFVASLFYSLDWKMGIVWFGIAVIVGITRVILKRHTVKEVFMGGGIAFLISFLYLYCNIHFQHQNIL; this comes from the coding sequence ATGGAAGAAAAACAAACATCATCGATACATAAAATCTCTAAAATTATCTCAGAATTTTTTAATCCTTTGGTATCGTTATTTTTATTTTTCGTTTATAAAAGTATACGGGATTACTCCCTTAAAGACTCAATATTATACTTTCTTCCTATACTCCTTATCATCATATTACCTGTAATTATCTGGCTCATCTGGAATGTAAAAACAGGAAGGTACACCAACATGGATGTTTCAAACAGAGTTCAGAGAAAAACTTTCTATATTTTCACTGCAATTACCGTTATCCTTTATCTCCTTTTCCATTACATCAAAAACGGAACGCTTGATTTTTTAATGTTGTTCATACTTATTCTTCTTTTTGCTTTACAAGTAAGTAATTTCTTCATTAAAAGTTCTATGCACACTGCTTTCAATGTATTTGTTGCTTCTTTATTCTACTCGTTAGATTGGAAGATGGGCATTGTATGGTTTGGTATAGCTGTTATTGTAGGGATTACAAGAGTCATATTAAAAAGACACACCGTAAAAGAAGTATTTATGGGTGGAGGAATAGCTTTTCTAATTTCTTTTCTTTATCTTTATTGCAATATACACTTTCAACATCAGAATATTTTATGA